One genomic window of Halorhabdus sp. CBA1104 includes the following:
- a CDS encoding DUF2237 family protein: protein MSQSDPDAQQNVLGEPLAPCSDPLSTGYQRDGHCRAVPGDRGQHHLCAKMTQAFLEFSRAQGNDLITPRPERDFPGLNPKDRWCLCVGRWLEAHEAGVAPPVVLEATNETVLEAIDLETLKANAVDP, encoded by the coding sequence ATGTCACAGAGCGACCCCGACGCCCAGCAAAACGTCCTCGGCGAGCCGCTTGCACCCTGCAGCGATCCGCTCTCGACCGGCTATCAGCGCGATGGCCACTGCAGGGCTGTTCCCGGCGACCGCGGCCAGCACCATCTCTGTGCGAAGATGACCCAGGCGTTTCTGGAGTTTTCCCGCGCGCAGGGCAACGATCTGATCACGCCGCGGCCGGAACGTGATTTCCCTGGATTGAATCCGAAAGACCGCTGGTGTCTCTGTGTCGGCCGCTGGCTGGAAGCCCACGAGGCCGGGGTTGCCCCGCCGGTCGTCCTCGAAGCGACCAACGAGACCGTGCTCGAAGCGATCGATCTGGAGACGCTGAAAGCCAACGCTGTCGACCCTTGA
- the thiC gene encoding phosphomethylpyrimidine synthase ThiC, with the protein MTATQLSRARDGEITPAMERVAKRENREPAFVREKVAAGEAVIPNNHEHESLDPMIIGQDFATKINANIGNSEPESDRETEREKLHTAIQYGADTVMDLSTGGDIPALRAGQIEHSPVPLGTVPIYEALKQVGSPSDLTASLLLDVIESQAAQGTDYQTIHAGILQEHLSLTDGRITGIVSRGGSILAEWMEAHGEQNPFYTHFEEICAILAEYDVTISLGDGLRPGSIADANDEAQLAELETLGELTERAHAHGVQVMVEGPGHVPLDEIGEHVRHQQAVCDGAPFYLLGPLVTDVAPGYDHITSAIGATEAARHGAAMLCYVTPKEHLGLPDAQDVRDGLAAYRIAAHAGDVAAGKPGARDWDDAISQARYDFDWREQFSLALDPDRAREYHDQTLPEDNYKEARYCSMCGAEFCSMRIDQDTRDGEEMDGLDADVDLTNSPAAEVNLPPTGTHDTSGLPTVPEVLCNHADSVPGED; encoded by the coding sequence ATGACAGCGACACAACTTTCGCGTGCACGCGACGGCGAGATCACTCCGGCGATGGAACGGGTTGCCAAACGGGAGAACCGCGAGCCCGCATTCGTTCGCGAGAAAGTCGCCGCCGGCGAGGCGGTGATCCCGAACAACCACGAACACGAGTCTCTCGATCCGATGATCATCGGACAGGACTTTGCGACGAAGATCAACGCCAACATCGGCAACAGCGAACCCGAGAGCGACCGCGAAACCGAGCGGGAGAAACTGCACACTGCCATCCAGTACGGTGCGGACACGGTGATGGACCTCTCGACGGGGGGTGATATTCCGGCGCTCCGTGCTGGCCAGATCGAACACTCACCAGTCCCGCTCGGAACCGTCCCGATCTACGAAGCGCTGAAGCAAGTGGGATCTCCTTCAGATCTGACGGCTTCTCTCCTGTTGGACGTTATCGAATCTCAGGCCGCTCAGGGAACCGACTACCAGACGATTCACGCGGGCATCCTCCAGGAACACCTGTCGCTGACTGACGGCCGGATCACGGGGATCGTCTCGCGAGGTGGGTCGATCCTCGCCGAGTGGATGGAAGCCCACGGCGAGCAGAACCCGTTTTATACGCACTTCGAGGAGATCTGTGCGATCCTCGCCGAGTACGACGTCACGATCAGCCTCGGTGACGGCCTCCGGCCCGGATCGATCGCGGATGCCAACGACGAGGCACAACTGGCGGAGTTAGAGACGTTGGGCGAACTCACCGAACGCGCTCACGCCCACGGCGTCCAAGTCATGGTCGAGGGGCCGGGCCACGTCCCGCTCGACGAGATCGGCGAGCACGTCCGCCACCAACAGGCCGTCTGTGACGGCGCGCCCTTCTACCTCCTGGGTCCGCTGGTGACCGACGTTGCGCCGGGCTATGACCACATCACAAGCGCCATCGGGGCGACTGAGGCTGCCCGTCACGGCGCGGCGATGCTGTGTTACGTCACGCCCAAAGAACACCTCGGACTCCCGGATGCCCAAGACGTCCGCGACGGCCTCGCCGCGTATCGCATCGCCGCCCACGCGGGTGACGTCGCTGCCGGGAAACCCGGTGCTCGCGACTGGGACGATGCCATCTCACAGGCGCGATACGACTTCGACTGGCGCGAACAGTTCTCCCTCGCACTCGACCCCGACCGCGCCCGCGAGTACCACGACCAGACACTCCCGGAAGACAACTACAAGGAGGCACGGTACTGCTCGATGTGTGGCGCTGAGTTCTGTTCGATGCGAATCGACCAGGATACGAGAGACGGCGAGGAGATGGATGGACTGGACGCCGATGTCGACCTCACAAACTCGCCGGCTGCCGAGGTGAACCTGCCGCCGACGGGGACTCACGACACCAGTGGCCTGCCGACGGTGCCCGAGGTGCTGTGTAATCACGCCGACAGCGTACCGGGCGAAGACTGA
- a CDS encoding GNAT family N-acetyltransferase, whose product MYVRDARNRDEVWLLDYIEALGLDETAFRSRDYVIAVDERSDERAGFGRIRIHKAAEDICELTSIGVLEAWRGQGVGAHVVERLVQEASDQAFDTVYTLSGEPEYLAQFGFEAIDETDLPGVLQDRLESKRDSLDPDAVPMRIEVAAFSMPQRFRDAFKAAAAADSDDEPEETAEDFGIDADEATYKYDTSD is encoded by the coding sequence ATGTACGTCCGGGACGCACGCAACCGCGACGAGGTCTGGCTATTGGATTATATCGAGGCGTTAGGCCTCGACGAGACGGCCTTCCGTTCGCGGGATTACGTCATCGCGGTCGACGAACGGAGCGACGAACGTGCCGGCTTCGGGCGCATTCGCATCCACAAGGCGGCCGAAGACATCTGTGAATTGACGAGTATCGGCGTCCTCGAGGCCTGGCGCGGCCAGGGCGTCGGCGCACACGTCGTCGAGCGACTCGTCCAGGAAGCGAGCGACCAGGCCTTCGACACCGTCTACACGCTTTCGGGCGAACCCGAGTATCTCGCGCAGTTCGGCTTCGAGGCCATCGACGAGACGGATCTTCCAGGGGTGTTGCAGGATCGCTTGGAGTCGAAACGCGACTCCCTCGATCCCGATGCGGTCCCGATGCGTATCGAAGTGGCGGCGTTCTCGATGCCACAGCGGTTCCGGGATGCCTTCAAGGCTGCCGCGGCTGCAGACAGCGACGACGAACCCGAAGAAACGGCCGAGGACTTCGGTATCGACGCTGACGAGGCGACCTACAAGTACGACACCAGCGACTGA
- a CDS encoding PHP-associated domain-containing protein — translation MTTTSVDLHVKVLDEAVVRRAKARGLDVLVYAPHFQRLPRTRATAKKFSDEELLVVPGREVFTGSWRTRRHVLAIGLADPVPDFITLEAAMDAFDRQDAAVLVPHPTFLSVSLGPTLIDRYRDSIDAIETYNPKHWPHHNRRARRIATDQELPTFTSSYAHRRQTVGEAWVEFDRQIDDEDDLVEALKDGATRAVRHRSGLVHQGRCALEFSHLGWENSWKKLDRILLSGREATHPEDPAYDGRFEEASVY, via the coding sequence GTGACAACGACGTCGGTCGATCTCCACGTGAAAGTGCTCGACGAAGCAGTCGTGCGACGGGCCAAAGCCAGGGGACTTGACGTCCTGGTGTACGCCCCGCACTTCCAGCGCCTGCCACGGACACGAGCGACCGCCAAGAAATTTTCCGACGAGGAGTTGCTGGTCGTCCCCGGACGAGAGGTGTTTACTGGCTCGTGGCGCACTCGCCGGCACGTCCTCGCGATCGGGCTGGCCGACCCAGTACCCGATTTCATCACGCTCGAAGCCGCGATGGACGCCTTCGACCGCCAGGACGCCGCCGTCCTGGTGCCACATCCGACGTTCTTGTCTGTGAGTCTCGGTCCCACGTTGATCGACCGCTACCGGGACTCGATCGATGCGATCGAGACGTACAACCCGAAACATTGGCCCCACCACAACCGCCGGGCGCGACGGATTGCCACGGATCAAGAGCTTCCCACCTTCACCTCGTCGTACGCCCACCGTCGGCAGACAGTTGGTGAGGCGTGGGTCGAATTCGACCGCCAGATCGACGACGAAGATGATCTCGTCGAGGCCCTCAAAGACGGGGCCACGCGAGCGGTTCGCCACCGATCCGGACTCGTCCACCAGGGCCGGTGTGCACTGGAGTTTTCCCACCTCGGGTGGGAGAACTCCTGGAAGAAGCTCGATCGGATCCTACTTTCAGGCCGCGAAGCGACCCACCCCGAGGATCCGGCCTACGACGGACGCTTCGAAGAGGCGAGCGTCTACTGA
- a CDS encoding metal-dependent hydrolase yields MNKRGHVLNALLLSLGIGYLLEPSGDVETFVTIAAVSVPMVLGALFPDVDTAFGTHRKTLHNLFVLGIVGAYPHYFGNLQYVWIGVLSHYALDILGTRRGLALFYPLLSREFDLPIGVRVDSKYSTPMMLAVTGFELVVAAAIIYQVPQRAFGMGLQAIGFA; encoded by the coding sequence ATGAACAAGCGCGGCCACGTCCTCAACGCCCTGCTGTTGAGCCTCGGGATCGGGTACTTGTTGGAGCCGTCCGGCGACGTCGAGACGTTCGTGACGATCGCGGCGGTCTCGGTCCCGATGGTGCTTGGAGCGTTGTTTCCGGACGTCGACACTGCTTTTGGCACCCACCGCAAGACGCTTCACAACCTCTTCGTACTCGGGATCGTGGGGGCCTACCCGCATTATTTCGGCAATCTCCAGTACGTCTGGATCGGTGTCCTCTCTCACTACGCACTGGACATCCTCGGGACCCGTCGCGGCCTCGCATTGTTCTATCCCTTGCTCAGTCGGGAGTTCGACCTGCCGATCGGTGTCCGCGTCGACAGCAAGTACTCGACACCCATGATGCTTGCCGTGACCGGCTTCGAACTCGTCGTGGCCGCCGCGATCATCTACCAGGTTCCACAACGGGCCTTCGGGATGGGCCTGCAGGCGATCGGATTCGCCTGA
- a CDS encoding CinA family protein, translating to MTESEVPIAEPVGQALCEADATVAVAESCTGGLIGSLLTDVPGSSDYFDRSLVTYSYDAKREALAVSREALDAEGAVSEPVARQMAQGVRDRAGTTWGVSTTGIAGPTGGTDEKPVGTVFVGIAYAAPWGSGNSSTRVRRYEFDGSRTEIKRQIAEQALEDLLAAVDGGAP from the coding sequence ATGACGGAATCCGAGGTGCCGATCGCGGAACCCGTCGGCCAGGCCCTCTGCGAGGCCGACGCCACAGTCGCGGTTGCCGAGTCCTGTACTGGAGGATTGATCGGCTCACTGTTGACAGACGTTCCCGGTTCCTCCGACTATTTTGATCGCTCGCTGGTGACCTATTCCTACGACGCCAAGCGAGAAGCACTGGCGGTCAGTCGCGAGGCGCTCGATGCGGAAGGGGCGGTCAGCGAACCGGTCGCCCGGCAGATGGCCCAGGGCGTCCGAGATCGGGCGGGCACGACGTGGGGCGTCTCGACGACGGGCATCGCTGGACCGACCGGCGGGACGGACGAGAAGCCGGTGGGAACGGTCTTCGTCGGTATCGCCTACGCCGCGCCGTGGGGCAGTGGTAACTCGTCGACGCGCGTGCGTCGGTACGAGTTCGACGGCTCGCGGACCGAGATCAAGCGCCAGATCGCCGAACAGGCCCTAGAAGACCTCCTGGCGGCCGTCGACGGCGGCGCGCCGTGA
- a CDS encoding pyridoxal phosphate-dependent aminotransferase: MDYETPQFYRVMQYAAEADRDVVDMVSGSPDWGPPPAVRDGLRAYADLDAEAYGYPPSPGIPTLREEIAKRRDVPTEAVLVTNGAGEANHLATATALDERDGDEVLVTDPVYPYYAGRASVLGAEPRFVPTDEDGHLDPDVVRETANGDTAAIVVTTPNNPTGAVYGAKTMAELVAIAEDNGAVLISDEVYDHFDYSGRFASVLDVDSPARIVTNSFSKTLSVTGLRIGYIVITDEQLRERAQTRHMLTNVAVSRPAQYAVAHALQNTTPEWYANNRQRVRDRIERFTDTLETIGADYLDPEGAFYVMARIDGLDGSIDAAFDLIDTAGISAMPGSAFGETKADWLRFSLLTPRIAEASRRLEAFVASED; encoded by the coding sequence ATGGACTACGAGACGCCGCAGTTCTACCGCGTCATGCAGTACGCGGCCGAGGCCGATCGGGACGTCGTCGATATGGTCTCGGGGAGCCCCGACTGGGGGCCACCGCCAGCCGTGCGCGATGGCCTCCGGGCGTACGCGGATCTCGACGCCGAGGCCTACGGCTACCCGCCCAGTCCCGGCATCCCGACACTCCGCGAGGAAATCGCCAAGCGTCGCGACGTCCCGACGGAAGCCGTGCTCGTCACCAACGGCGCTGGCGAGGCCAACCACCTCGCGACGGCCACGGCCCTGGACGAACGCGACGGCGACGAGGTGCTGGTGACCGACCCCGTCTATCCGTACTACGCTGGCCGGGCGAGCGTGCTGGGTGCCGAACCGCGGTTCGTGCCGACGGATGAAGACGGCCATCTCGACCCGGATGTAGTCCGAGAGACAGCCAATGGAGACACCGCGGCGATCGTCGTCACGACGCCGAACAACCCGACTGGGGCAGTCTACGGCGCGAAGACGATGGCCGAACTCGTCGCGATCGCCGAGGACAACGGCGCCGTCCTGATCAGCGACGAGGTGTACGACCACTTCGACTACTCGGGCCGGTTCGCCAGCGTACTCGACGTGGACTCGCCGGCCCGCATCGTCACGAACTCCTTCTCGAAGACGCTCTCGGTGACGGGGTTACGGATCGGCTACATCGTGATTACCGACGAACAGCTACGGGAGCGGGCACAAACGCGGCACATGCTGACCAACGTCGCGGTGAGTCGGCCGGCACAGTACGCCGTGGCCCACGCCCTCCAGAACACGACCCCGGAGTGGTACGCCAACAACCGCCAGCGCGTCCGGGACCGAATCGAGCGCTTCACCGACACGCTGGAGACGATCGGTGCCGACTACCTCGATCCCGAGGGTGCTTTCTACGTCATGGCCCGCATCGACGGCCTCGATGGCTCGATCGACGCTGCCTTCGACCTCATCGATACGGCGGGTATCTCGGCGATGCCGGGGTCGGCTTTCGGGGAGACGAAGGCTGACTGGCTCCGCTTTTCGCTGTTGACGCCACGGATCGCGGAAGCGAGTCGACGCCTGGAGGCCTTCGTCGCCAGCGAGGATTGA
- a CDS encoding phosphotransferase family protein, which translates to MSRSAGAIEAVLEESGPDYETFSSQQLTGGTRAAVYRVTLQYEGTEYEVVVKFAPETGSTFAVEPFLHEFIAERTDVPLPGILVFEEDPDQDVPPYFVTERMHGTNLDERFEGLALDQRSELLEAVGRILGDLHSTIAFEGYGRLALRDGRLSVRDFSSDWRAYFADLTRGHIDGLAATTFEDLQDTARERLRARLSTVPRQGIPRVVHDDFRPGNLLFEPDGTSPISAVLDWEQTLAGEPMYNLAQVEFLFIDSVFRDPEECEQLRAHLHDGYRSERDFDPDQRYAKSKPLYQFSTLLWRMGGFDDLYDGEGSLARSRAEAYYRRQFDDLAATLGGE; encoded by the coding sequence GTGTCTAGGTCTGCTGGTGCGATCGAGGCCGTCCTCGAAGAGTCCGGCCCGGATTACGAGACGTTCTCCTCTCAGCAACTCACCGGCGGGACGCGAGCGGCCGTCTACCGAGTGACGTTGCAGTACGAGGGCACCGAGTACGAAGTCGTCGTCAAGTTCGCCCCGGAGACGGGCTCTACGTTCGCCGTCGAGCCGTTCTTACACGAGTTCATCGCCGAGCGGACCGACGTGCCGCTGCCGGGGATTCTCGTTTTCGAGGAGGATCCGGACCAAGACGTCCCGCCGTACTTCGTGACCGAGCGGATGCATGGCACCAACCTCGACGAGCGCTTCGAAGGCCTCGCGCTCGATCAGCGCAGCGAGCTTCTCGAAGCAGTCGGCCGGATTCTGGGGGATCTCCACTCGACGATCGCCTTCGAAGGGTACGGCCGCCTCGCCCTTCGTGACGGGCGGCTGTCCGTCCGTGACTTCTCTAGTGACTGGCGGGCGTACTTCGCCGATCTGACGCGTGGGCACATCGATGGGCTGGCCGCCACTACCTTCGAGGACTTACAGGACACTGCCAGAGAGCGACTGCGAGCGCGTCTCTCGACGGTGCCTCGCCAGGGCATTCCCCGCGTGGTCCACGACGACTTTCGGCCGGGGAATCTCCTGTTCGAACCGGACGGCACGTCGCCGATCTCGGCCGTCCTCGACTGGGAGCAAACACTCGCGGGCGAACCGATGTACAACCTCGCGCAGGTGGAGTTCCTGTTTATCGATTCGGTCTTTCGCGACCCCGAGGAGTGTGAGCAATTACGCGCGCACCTCCACGACGGGTATCGGTCCGAGCGCGACTTCGATCCCGACCAGCGGTACGCGAAGAGCAAACCCCTCTATCAGTTTTCGACGCTCCTGTGGCGGATGGGCGGGTTCGACGATCTCTACGACGGTGAGGGGTCGCTTGCTCGCTCGCGCGCAGAGGCGTACTACCGCCGGCAGTTCGACGACCTGGCGGCCACACTCGGCGGCGAGTGA